A single Lactuca sativa cultivar Salinas chromosome 8, Lsat_Salinas_v11, whole genome shotgun sequence DNA region contains:
- the LOC111894820 gene encoding protein GLUTAMINE DUMPER 2 encodes MTTQATSSIAPSSQVPFQRSPWHSPVPYLFGGLAAMLGLIAFALLILACSYWKISGDMENRDESERDLEAGDSKPDNNNKEPPVLEEKYLVIMAGQAKPTFLATPVSSRASSFGSCSSRDNTSSDSKSSISDGEMMDEKEKHVTNTTDQDNTADQVP; translated from the coding sequence ATGACTACACAAGCAACCTCTTCAATAGCTCCGTCGTCGCAGGTGCCTTTTCAGCGGTCACCATGGCACTCACCGGTGCCTTATCTCTTCGGAGGCCTTGCTGCCATGCTGGGTCTCATTGCTTTTGCTCTCTTAATCCTCGCCTGCTCCTACTGGAAGATCTCCGGCGACATGGAGAACCGGGACGAAAGTGAGAGAGATCTTGAGGCCGGAGATTCGAAACCCGACAATAACAACAAGGAACCCCCTGTTTTGGAAGAGAAGTATCTTGTAATCATGGCAGGACAAGCAAAACCAACATTTCTGGCAACACCAGTTTCAAGCAGAGCCTCGTCGTTTGGTAGTTGTAGTTCTCGGGACAACACATCGTCAGACAGCAAATCGTCGATTTCAGACGGGGAAATGATGGATGAGAAGGAGAAACACGTAACAAACACCACCGACCAGGACAACACAGCTGATCAGGTCCCTTAG